In Deinococcus aquaedulcis, the genomic stretch CATTTCCCCGATCATGATCACGTCGGGGTCCTGGCGCATGGCGTACTTCAGGGCGGTGCGGAAATCGCGGGTGTCACTGCCGACCTCGCGCTGCACCACGATGCTTTTCTTGTTCTTGTGCAGAATCTCGATGGGGTCTTCCACCGTGATGATGTTGTAGGCGTAGGTGCGGTTGATGTGGTCAATCAGGCTGGAGAGCGTGGTGGTCTTGCCGCTGCCCGTGGGCCCCGTGACCAGGATCAGGCCGCGCGGGTTTTCGGCCAGCTTGCGCAGCACATCGGCGGGCAGACCCAGCGCCTCGAAGCCGGGGATGGCGTCCGAGACAATCCGCATGACCATACCCACCGCGCCGCGCTGCCGGAACACGTTGCAGCGGAAGCGCCCCAGGCCTGAAACGCTGTAAGCAAGGTCCAGTTCGTTGCGGTAGGTGAAATCGTCCCACTGGTCGGGGCTCATCAGGGCCTGGGCCAGCAGCTGGGTGTCGGGGGGCATCAGGGGCTGGGTGCCGAAGGGCACGAGTTGCCCGTCAATGCGGCCCATCGGCGGGCTGCCCGCCTGCAGGTGCACGTCCGAGGCGCGGCGGGAGACCATTTCGCGCAGCAGTTCGTCCAGGGTCATGCGCCGCCCTCCCCAGCATGTAGGGGCATGTTGTCAATCAGGCGCACCCCGAACATCCGGGCCGCCACAAGCACGCGGTTCATGGGATTATTGTCCACCATTTCGCCTGCCTGCATGTCACCGTCCACCACCTTCAGGTAGTCCAGGGTGACCTCTGGGTGGGCCGCCAGAACTGCGAGGCCGGCCGCCTCCAGTGCCTGGGTGCGCCGCTCGCCCCCGGTGTAAGCGGCCTGCACAGCCTTCAGGGCGCGCGACAGCACGGTGGCCTCGGCACGCTGCTCGCCCGTCAGGTAACTGTTGCGGCTGCTCAGGGCCAGCCCGGAGCTTTCGCGCACCGTGGGCACGCCGCGCACCTCCACGGGCACGTTCAGGTCAGTGACCATGCGGCGAATCACCGCCAACTGCTGCCAGTCTTTCTCGCCAAACAGCGCGTACTGCGGCTGCACCAGGTTGAAGAGTTTCAGGACCACCGTGGCGACGCCAGTAAAGTGCCCGGGCCGCGCGGCGCCGTCCAGCCCCTCGCTGACGCCCCCCACCGTCACCTGGGTGGCGAAGCCCGCCGGGTACATGGTCTCGGGCGTGGGGTGAAAGAGCACATCCGCCCCTGCGTCCCCGGCGATCTGCAGGTCGCGCGGCAGATCGCGGGGGTAGCGGCCCAGGTCTTCCTGCGGGCCAAACTGCATGGGGTTCACGAACACGCTCACCACCACCTGCCCGCCGGGCACCAGCCCCCGGGCCCCCCGGATCAGGGTCGCGTGGCCCTCGTGCAGGTAGCCCATGGTGGGCACCAGCGCCACCGGGCCGCCGCTGCGGGCGGCGCGCAGTTCGGCGGGGGTGGTCAGCAGGCGGGGGGCGTTACTCACGGCGCCCGTCCAGTCCCAGGGCGCCCACCACGCCGTCCAGCACCCAGGAAATCACGCCCAGAATCAGCGCCCCCACCACAGCGGCCCCAAAGCCCGACACGTTCAGGGCCGTGGCCGCCGCCACCAGCCACAGGACAATGCCGTTCACCACCAGGGTAAACAGCCCCAGGGTCAGCACGTTCACCGGCAGCGACAGCAGCAGCAGCACCGGGCGCACCAGGGCGTTCACCACGCCCATGACCACAGCGGCAATCAGAATGCTGACCGCATCCGCGCCGGGCACGAAACTGACCCCGCTGTACACCCGGGTCAGCAAATACAGCGCGAGCGCGCTGACCAGCAGCCGAACGAGAAAGCCCATGTGGGTGAGAATACTGCGCCCGGCACAGCGCCTCAGAGGTGCTTCAACTGAGGACTGGTGCCTTTGCTGATATACGCCACCTCCACCTTCTTGCCGCCGCCCAGATTGACCTTGAGATGGGTGTTCAGTTCGGCTTGCCGCTTGCCTGGGAACACATAGCAGACCTTGCTGATCTTCTCGCCGCCGTCGCCGTCGTAGCCTTTTCGCAAAATCCGCACGTAGTCGTCGTGCTGGTCGTTGTTTGTCCCGAGCGGCACCTTGGTGTAATAGAACTTGGCGTCATAGAGCGTTTGCGTCGCGCTGTCATAACTGTCGGAGGAGCGGGTCTGGTTCATCTGGCCCTGCTTGCTGACCGTCACCCGGCCCCCGCTCCCCAGCACGGTCTTGTCCACGAACGATTCGAACATGGAGCCCTTGCCTGACACACTGAACATGCCGCCATTGGAGTGGTCGTTGCTCACCAGCGTTTCGCAGACCTCTTCCATGGCCTCGCGGGTCTGCACCATGTCGGGGATATGGTTTTTGAAAAGGGCCTGGGTAAAGTGCGGGTACTGGTCGCCCTTGGCGGGCATTAGGTTCAGGACATCCTGATCGGTCAGCGGGACCACATTTAGCACGGCGTCCACTGCCACACGGTGCTTTTTGGTGATCAGCTTGTCCTCCATCGTGTCCACCTTGCGCTTCTTGGTTTTCAGGAGGTCAATGACGTCGTCGCAGTCAGCCAGCACAGTTCCCGGATTGGCTGGTTTGATGTCCAGGGCGCCGAATTTCTGAATGTAGCGGTCATCGGCTTCCCTGACGGCGGCGATGAGGGTGTAGGCCTTCCCTTCCTTGTAAATGGCTTTGAGTAGGGTCTGGTACTGGCTGTCGTAAAAGTTGGCCGGTGCGCCCTG encodes the following:
- the panC gene encoding pantoate--beta-alanine ligase, yielding MSNAPRLLTTPAELRAARSGGPVALVPTMGYLHEGHATLIRGARGLVPGGQVVVSVFVNPMQFGPQEDLGRYPRDLPRDLQIAGDAGADVLFHPTPETMYPAGFATQVTVGGVSEGLDGAARPGHFTGVATVVLKLFNLVQPQYALFGEKDWQQLAVIRRMVTDLNVPVEVRGVPTVRESSGLALSSRNSYLTGEQRAEATVLSRALKAVQAAYTGGERRTQALEAAGLAVLAAHPEVTLDYLKVVDGDMQAGEMVDNNPMNRVLVAARMFGVRLIDNMPLHAGEGGA
- a CDS encoding phage holin family protein, with product MGFLVRLLVSALALYLLTRVYSGVSFVPGADAVSILIAAVVMGVVNALVRPVLLLLSLPVNVLTLGLFTLVVNGIVLWLVAAATALNVSGFGAAVVGALILGVISWVLDGVVGALGLDGRRE
- a CDS encoding type IV pilus twitching motility protein PilT is translated as MTLDELLREMVSRRASDVHLQAGSPPMGRIDGQLVPFGTQPLMPPDTQLLAQALMSPDQWDDFTYRNELDLAYSVSGLGRFRCNVFRQRGAVGMVMRIVSDAIPGFEALGLPADVLRKLAENPRGLILVTGPTGSGKTTTLSSLIDHINRTYAYNIITVEDPIEILHKNKKSIVVQREVGSDTRDFRTALKYAMRQDPDVIMIGEMRDKETVEAALSAAQTGHLVLSTLHTQDAVRSVNRIIDFFPPYERDQVRLQLAESLVGIISQRLLRRADGVGRVLGLEVMLNTPLIQDYIKDEDKTPLIKDALIEDNIRGMHTFDQHLVQLYRNTLITMDEALAAATSPHEVKLMVTRAGAAY